In a single window of the Streptomyces sp. NBC_00353 genome:
- a CDS encoding helix-turn-helix domain-containing protein has translation MDDKEALRVGAAVRRRRRSLGLTLAAVATRSGLSVPFLSQIENERARPSARSLDRVADALETTTARLRAAADSARAVEVVRAGEGDGARRVVRGRHQLSALEFTGEMDLGREFQHRNDEVMYVVEGAAEVEAEGQAYRLERGDTLFLSGGVRHRWRATMPETRLLVVAVAEHVDATNDPRR, from the coding sequence CGCCGCGGTCCGCCGACGGCGCAGATCCCTGGGGCTCACACTGGCCGCGGTCGCCACTCGCAGCGGCCTGTCCGTGCCGTTCCTCAGTCAGATCGAGAACGAGCGGGCCAGGCCCAGCGCCCGGTCGCTGGACCGGGTGGCCGACGCCCTGGAGACCACGACGGCACGGCTGCGCGCCGCCGCCGACTCGGCGCGAGCCGTCGAGGTGGTCCGGGCGGGCGAGGGCGACGGGGCGCGCAGAGTGGTGCGCGGGCGGCATCAGCTCAGCGCGCTGGAGTTCACCGGAGAAATGGATCTCGGGCGGGAGTTCCAGCACCGTAACGACGAGGTGATGTACGTCGTGGAGGGCGCCGCCGAGGTGGAGGCGGAGGGGCAGGCGTACCGGCTGGAGCGCGGCGACACACTGTTCCTGTCGGGCGGGGTACGGCACCGCTGGCGGGCCACGATGCCGGAGACCCGGCTGCTGGTCGTCGCGGTCGCGGAACACGTCGACGCCACCAACGACCCGAGGCGCTGA